A single genomic interval of Salmo trutta chromosome 13, fSalTru1.1, whole genome shotgun sequence harbors:
- the LOC115205343 gene encoding protocadherin alpha-C2-like, with translation MESHCLVQRWRRRYVSVFLLLSTTMNTASAVTHYSIPEEMEEGSVVANLATDLGLDVKTLNRRKMRLDVVANKKYLEVNKETGELYILQKMDREHLCSSKTNCFLKLDATIENPLRMFNIELEIMDINDNSPYFRRDEMHLDISESTAIGERFSLNNAVDPDVGTNSVKTYHLRESDHFNIEIQAGRDGSKFADLILKKALDREQQEVHHLILTAVDGGVPTRSGTANIIVRVLDTNDNAPKFDKESYNIEIMENFPIGSLVVTLNATDLDEGTNSEIIYSYSLYTSEKTQATFSLNSNNGEITVKEMINYEDFRIYDMEVIATDKGTNSLSGQCKITILVTDMNDNHPEISIKSYQSPIKEDTAVDTVIAVVSVGDKDSGENGIVDIHIADELPFALRESSDNYYELVVSEPLDREKVPEYDITFTVTDRGSPPLSDNETMTLELLDVNDNVPQFPQSFYTIPVMENNAPGALLSSLTAFDPDLHENQYLVYFIIEKEIVNTSISMLFSINPENGNLYALKTFDYEIEKEFLFHIEARDSGVPPLSSNVTVHIIIVDQNDNTPVIVSPWRVHGSVVEDKIPRSTDKGSLVSKVIAIDTDSVQNSRITYQFLQVTDATLFSLDQYNGDIRTMRMFSYRDPRHQRLVVIAKDNGEPALSATVTIKLSTVETAVKAYSDMTEVPLEYDIFSDLNLYLVIGLGSVSFLLLITILVTCVLKCQKPMPSKAAPPSRNSVISERNSTIADSTLVSNDAYWYSMFLAETRKGKLVVRQPVPKAGSRYIVSSLPRSTGLTETSESAASTLQVRHDHSFQIC, from the coding sequence ATGGAGTCGCATTGCCTCGTTCAACGGTGGAGAAGAAGGTACGTGTCggtctttcttcttctctctaccACCATGAACACGGCGTCTGCCGTAACCCATTATTCTATTCCAGAGGAAATGGAGGAAGGCTCCGTTGTTGCCAATTTAGCTACTGATTTGGGACTGGATGTGAAAACATTGAATAGGCGCAAGATGCGATTGGATGTTGTCGCCAATAAAAAATATCTGGAGGTTAACAAAGAAACCGGAGAGCTTTACATTTTACAGAAAATGGACAGAGAACATCTTTGCAGCTCTAAAACCAATTGCTTTCTTAAACTGGACGCTACAATTGAAAACCCATTACGAATGTTTAATATTGAGCTAGAAATCATGGATATCAACGACAATTCACCTTATTTTCGAAGAGACGAAATGCATTTGGATATATCGGAGTCAACTGCAATAGGAGAACGCTTCTCTTTGAACAATGCCGTGGATCCTGACGTTGGCACTAATTCTGTGAAAACGTACCATCTAAGAGAAAGTGATCATTTCAATATAGAAATTCAGGCCGGACGAGACGGGTCAAAGTTTGCCGATTTGATTCTGAAAAAGGCTTTAGACCGAGAGCAGCAGGAGGTTCATCATCTAATACTCACGGCTGTAGACGGCGGAGTACCCACGCGCTCCGGTACAGCCAACATCATTGTTCGCGTTCTAGATACGAATGACAACGCCCCTAAATTTGACAAAGAAAGCTACAATATAGAAATAATGGAAAACTTTCCAATCGGAAGCCTTGTGGTTACACTGAATGCAACTGACTTAGATGAGGGAACCAATTCGGAAATAATATATTCATATAGCCTTTATACATCAGAGAAAACTCAAGCCACTTTCAGTTTGAATTCTAATAACGGAGAAATAACGGTGAAAGAAATGATCAATTATGAAGACTTCAGGATCTATGATATGGAAGTCATAGCAACAGATAAGGGGACCAACTCTTTGTCAGGTCAGTGTAAAATAACTATTCTAGTGACGGATATGAATGACAATCATCCTGAAATAtcaatcaaatcatatcaaagtcCTATAAAGGAGGATACAGCAGTAGACACGGTGATAGCAGTTGTCAGTGTCGGCGATAAAGATTCAGGTGAAAATGGGATTGTTGATATCCATATTGCGGATGAATTACCTTTTGCACTAAGAGAGTCTTCCGATAACTATTATGAGTTAGTAGTGTCAGAACCTCTAGACCGTGAGAAGGTTCCAGAATATGATATAACTTTTACCGTAACAGACAGGGGTTCCCCTCCGCTATCTGACAACGAAACGATGACTTTAGAACTACTAGACGTTAACGACAACGTTCCACAGTTCCCCCAGTCGTTCTACACTATACCCGTTATGGAGAATAACGCGCCTGGGGCCTTGCTAAGTTCCCTCACTGCGTTTGATCCAGACCTCCATGAAAACCAGTATCTAGTTTATTTCATCATAGAAAAGGAGATAGTGAACACCTCCATTTCCATGCTGTTTTCCATCAATCCGGAGAACGGTAATCTTTACGCACTGAAGACGTTTGACTATGAGATAGAGAAGGAGTTCCTTTTCCACATTGAGGCCAGAGACTCTGGTGTTCCTCCGCTCAGCAGTAACGTGACTGTCCACATCATTATTGTGGACCAGAACGACAACACCCCGGTCATAGTCTCTCCGTGGCGCGTGCACGGCTCCGTGGTGGAGGATAAGATTCCCAGATCCACCGATAAAGGATCCCTGGTCTCCAAGGTGATAGCCATAGACACGGACTCGGTCCAGAACTCTCGGATTACGTACCAGTTTCTACAGGTTACTGACGCCACCTTATTCAGTCTGGACCAATACAATGGAGATATCCGGACCATGAGAATGTTCAGTTACAGAGATCCGCGTCATCAACGGCTGGTTGTCATCGCCAAGGACAACGGGGAACCTGCTCTCTCAGCTACAGTTACCATCAAGCTGTCAACAGTGGAGACTGCCGTTAAAGCCTACTCTGACATGACTGAAGTGCCTCTAGAATATGACATATTTTCAGACTTAAACCTGTATTTGGTGATCGGCTTGGGCTCGGTGTCCTTTCTGTTATTGATCACCATATTGGTCACCTGTGTGCTGAAGTGTCAGAAACCGATGCCCAGCAAAGCGGCTCCTCCCAGTAGGAACAGCGTGATCAGCGAGAGGAACTCGACCATCGCAGATTCCACCCTGGTCTCCAACGATGCCTACTGGTACAGTATGTTTCTAGCAGAGACCAGGAAAGGAAAGCTGGTAGTCAGACAGCCTGTGCCAAAGGCGGGCTCCAGATACATTGTGTCCAGTTTACCAAGGAGCACG